From Xanthomonas sp. 10-10:
CATCGACGACGTGGCAGGCCTGCGCCAGCGGTTCGATACGCTGCACACCAACGCATTGATCGATTGGCCAGCCTCGGCGCAGGCCAAGTGGGAACTGTTGCGCCATCTGCATACGCGCGTGGCGCCGGACCATGCCGACCTGCTCGCCTTCCGCACGGAAGGCGGGGCGGCGCTGGACGGGTTCGCACGGTTCGCCGCCAAGGATTTCGGCGACAACGATCCGCAGCTGCATGTATTCACCCAATGGCTGGCGGCGCGCAGCTGGTCCGATGCGCAGCGCGAAGCGCACGAGCGCGGCATGAAGATCGGGTTGATCGCCGATCTGGCGGTCGGCTTCGATCCCAATGGCGCCGAAGCCGCAGCGGCTGCAGACACCGTGCTGCGTGGCCTGGTGCTGGGCGCGCCACCGGATGCCTTCAATGCCGACGGTCAGCATTGGGGCATCGGTGCGTATTCGCCCACCGCATTGCGGCGTAGCGGGTTTGCGCCGTACATCGCACTGCTGCGCGCGGTGCTGCGCGATCGCGGCGGGATCCGCATCGATCACATTCTTGGCCTGCTACGGCTTTGGGTGGTGCCCAACGGCGCCAGCTCCAACGAAGGCGCCTATCTGGCGTATCCGTTGCACGACCTGCTCAATCTGCTGGCGCTGGAATCGTGGCGTCACCGCGCCATTGTCATTGGCGAGGATCTGGGCGTGGTGCCGCCGGGCATCCGCGAAGAACTCTCGCGGCGCGGGGTGATGGGCATCGATGTGCTGATGTTCACCCGCGACGACGACGGCGCCTTCGTGTCGCCGGCGCTATGGCGGCCGGATGCGGTGGCCACCACCACAACGCACGACCTGCCCACACTGACCGGCTGGCGCGAAGGCCGCGATATCGATTGGCGACGCAGGCTGGAGCTGATCCAGCCCGCGCAGGCCAAGGACGATGCCACGGCCCGCACCCAGGACGTCGCGCGGCTGGACGCAGCGGTCGAACACACCGGACTCAGCGCGGCGGACGACCCGCTGCTGGGTGC
This genomic window contains:
- a CDS encoding 4-alpha-glucanotransferase codes for the protein MSTNTLHTLAAAAGVMVDWVDASDQPRQVSEQSVQAVLTALQFPSATAAQREDSLRRCQAQAAEPAALLTVQVGEPLPLRVAANASGRWTDDSGASEPARADAQGQLLAPQRYGYWTLQIGALTQQVAVAPQRCFSVADACAQPSPRAWGMALQVYSACSLDDGGIGDAAGAVEWLRHAALAGADALALSPVHASRPVTGGYSPYSPSDRRFFDPLHAAPVRVLGELALEAIDDVAGLRQRFDTLHTNALIDWPASAQAKWELLRHLHTRVAPDHADLLAFRTEGGAALDGFARFAAKDFGDNDPQLHVFTQWLAARSWSDAQREAHERGMKIGLIADLAVGFDPNGAEAAAAADTVLRGLVLGAPPDAFNADGQHWGIGAYSPTALRRSGFAPYIALLRAVLRDRGGIRIDHILGLLRLWVVPNGASSNEGAYLAYPLHDLLNLLALESWRHRAIVIGEDLGVVPPGIREELSRRGVMGIDVLMFTRDDDGAFVSPALWRPDAVATTTTHDLPTLTGWREGRDIDWRRRLELIQPAQAKDDATARTQDVARLDAAVEHTGLSAADDPLLGALRFTAGSVSPLALLPVEDALALDEQPNLPGTVEVHPNWRRRLPDPLPHARLTTALQGFAEARRVAAVSEPQP